The following is a genomic window from Takifugu rubripes chromosome 13, fTakRub1.2, whole genome shotgun sequence.
GTGTCTTTGGGCAGACACCTGAGCTCCGAGTCCTTTTTTCAGCTGCATTTATCAGAAAACTGTGAGGTAAGTGTGTGGTCTTAATATAGCAGCTGACTAAATGTCAGAATCCtgataaatgatttttttttttttatccccttAAGCAAATTTAAAACCCAACTCTAACAGCagcatattttaattaatataatttatttctatgttctgcctattctctcctctacctgtcccctctctctacccagccggccatcagcatgatggtccccctacatgagcctggtcctgctcaaggtttcttcctgttaaagggaagtttttccttgccactgttgcttgttctgtaaagcacctagaaacaattttgattgtagcagacaatatttaaataaagattgagtgaTTGATTACCCAGAAATCAAAGGAGTTCAGTGATGCTCTCTTTAGAACTCTTATAGAACCTGTGATTTCCCTCCTGTGACCTTTTACATTTGTGTTATTCAGCATAATTGGGTGATGGAGTTAACGTGGGCTTTTCCATTCACAAATACTCTTAATGAGAGGGAAACGTCCTGTGTAAACCAGGGTCCTGAAGAGAAGAATACTAATGATGAAAGACACAGGCATGCTGAGAAGCTGTGTCGAAGGGGGAAGATGTGAGCCAGACAGCCGATCTGGAAGTAATTAGACAAAAAAACATGGTGCATATCAGACAgaaactgcttttttttctggggATAATCGGTGTAAAATAAGTGTTGGCGGAGTTGTGAATATTTCACTGTGTTATGGGAATTGAAACCCCTGGAGGTGTGTCAAAAAGTTTGATTCCCCCCAAAATGAAGCTGGATAGATGTGTGATGCTTTGAAAATCACGAGATCTCGGCTGTAGATGGATTTAGTATAAATCCGAACATCAGTTTTGCTTTTTGCTCTTAGGGTTACAAAACAGGATAGAAATGAGTCCAGAATGATACTTGAAATCAATGggatcacaaacacacagccatTAGTGAAGGTGTTTTAATCATCACTGCCAAAGTCCACCAACATCATCTTAAATCTGATGGATATGATGGCACAATaagtcctgctccaggtttcttcctgttaaaagcagGGTTATACCTGCTACTGTTGTGGcgggcaggaagggggggggcaggctctAAGCTTCTAAAGGGCCTTGACTGCAACACTGGATGAAGCGAACATGCCCACAGAATAAacatcactgtttttttttatcttcgtGTTCCGGTAGTTCAGCAACAACACAAACCTGACGCGTGGATTTGTTCCAAGTTGTTGTTGAAGCAGCGTAAACAGCTCTGCCAACTCTCAGATGAGGATTTAAGTGCTCCTTCTTGACATCACTGGCTCTGAATCCATTGCATCATCTGTCTGGTTTAGCGGAGCTGTTTTACAGCTCGTGACGCCGTCTTTACGGGACAGCTGGCAACGTTTACGGGCCTGAGGCGGGGGTGGGTTTGAGcctggggggggtgaaggtggcTGCGGCCGTCAGATCATCACAAGGAGAGAGTAGATCGAAGCTCCCCCCAGGTGACAGGAGGTCAGGAggcacatctgctgcagctgagaacATTCCAAATGTTCTGCAGGAAGTTTTCACTTGTAGGAACATTGGAATTCGCTGAAATTGGGTGATGGTCCAGTGCTCCTGACTTGTTAaataaacacgcacacacaaacgcacacacctTAGTCCCTTTTACACAACTTCAAAATTTAAATAGTTAATTTTAATTACTCTCACCGCCCCCATTGCCGCACCACCACTATAACATTGGTGTTTCTATATCAGAGAgcttgttagcatgctaatctcAAAAAAATGCCTCTGTAAAGTTCCTTCACAAACTCTTGATGATTGATGTCCTCAATGTAAACGGTATTATAATGGAACCCCACAGCTGGAATATTtaaacttttacatttaaatggctgtttttcaAATACAGTTGACAGTCTCTCAactgcttgtttgtgttttcattccttaactcctcctcctcctcaagtgTTGAAGCTGGcgcctcatcatcatcatcaccttcattaCAAACCctcaaaaacaaccacaataaGTTCAGTGCTATGGGAATTGTTGTCTTGACGACCATTTTGTGGAGGCCCTGTAAGTGTTCCAGCAAGATTATGGGGGCGAGggaggaaagtgtgtgtgtgtgtgtgtgtgtgtgtgtgtgcgtgtgtgtgtgtgtgtgtgtgtgtgtgtgcgtgtgtgtgcgtgtgtgtgtgtgtgtgtgtgtgtgttgggaaaaTCAGTTCTGGCTGGAAATGCCTGAATGACCTAATGCACATCTGTGAGTGTTGAACTGACAGAGAAAAGTTTCACTAGtttaaagagaaataaaagttaaaGACTTTCCAtcaatttgttttatttaccaTCTCTGTCTATTaacagtccatttaccctctcagtaACCAAACTATTTCTCCTcactctcccagtataaccagttcagGTCACCCCTCAAGATCCTTCATTAGCATAGCATTTAGCCAAATCTGTGTTAATAAACAAACATGGTGTTATGTGATACTGGGCTCTGACGGTGCGTTCAAGGACAATCGGATCAGCTTGTGGccttcagcagctgcttctgttctGAGCCGCCATCTTTTATTCAACAGTAACTAGATCCAACACACACCCGTTCTCAGGTTCCTTAAGCATCTGTTCACAACctcacaacctgtgtgtgtgtgcgtgtgtgtgtgtgtgtgtgtatagagaacagacacacacacacacacacacacacatatatacagtatatataaatgGGATATTATAATTTAAAGATAAACAAACCTATCAAAGTAAAGATTAATTAATCTCTCTAGTTACATTTAAACAtgacttttaaaatgtgttcatatttattattatgatAAAATGTTATCCGACTGTATCGAGGGCAAATGATCAGTGGAGTTTAAACTCCATCACATCTTCTTGTGCATTTTATGAAATTTAATAGAATCACCAGAATATCCCAAACTTAATAATGCGATGAGCTGCGGTCAGCATTTACTGAAATAAACTTAACAATTCATtcaattcatttaaaatgattaataaGCATATATTAAGCAGATTAGCATCCATTATGAAAGTAGGTTCGTGACACACTTCTGGTTTTTTATGATGAACTATACTTCATAAAACCACAATTGAAGTCTGGAAGAGAAATCAACTTCAAAGAGCCCCAAAGGAAAATATtcaatgacttttttttccaactTCGGTgcaaaaatggaacaaaatggGCAGTATTATATTATCACTGACACACTGTTGTGATATCAGCTTACGCCTCCTCCTGggagagtcacatgacctctgtTAGGGTGTGAAGATGGGGTgtgggtggggttgggggggtctCAATGAGAACCACATGGagggtggggagagagagagagagagaatgagggagCAGCTCTAGAAAACATCTGTGTCTCCAGGACCAGAACGAGGACTGCAGACCAGGAGCTGCCCAGTCCACCCAGCATGTCCGAGCCCATCAGAAGAAAAAACTCCAGCAGACAACTCCTGGAGAACCTCATCAGGTAAGCTAAACACGCTTCTCTCACAGGCACCATGGTACCATTTATGATCCGTGATCAAAATTATCCATGTGTTGAATTTGATGAGAGTCCAGCGAGTACTGCGAGTATCAAAGTATTCAGCGTTCACAGGTACGGTTGCAAGTACCGACTGCAGCTAAAGAGGCTTTCACACCATTCATCTGTAAATCAACCATGAGAGACAATATTTAGCGTTGTTCAGTTGGAAAAAacctgcaaagaaaaacaacagaaaagagtAGAAAAAGAGCCCAAAAAGGTTCCAGAAAAGAGTTGAATTGTAGCCCAATTCGTCGTAACAATCACATTTTTCCCTCGGCTCTTGGCAGAAAAACCATTGGCTGCAAATGAAAAGTTGAAAAGCAGCTTGCTTGTCTCATCCTGGTTGAAAGAATATTTGTGTGGCAGCCAGATCGAACACACGCAAACCTGACAGCAGCCATGTTGACAaatgtgtaatgtgtgtttagATTAAATACGTCAAACTTTATGAAGATGAAAACAAACCGTGCAGTCtcgtaaaaaaacaacaaaaaaaaagatgtccATCATGACTTTATCAAAGAATTGGTTAGCCCGATGCGTTCAATGACCACTGACTGCAGTAAAATACACTATAAAACGATGATGCTGATATCAGATCCACAGcagaaagggaaaagaaaaaaagaaattcccAAAAGTTGAAATCTTTGGCTCATGTTCAGATTTTAGAACAACTATTTTACGTTTAAGACGTCTATTGTGACACGAGGAGAGCCAGAACAGCTGAACTTGGCAGCTGATGCTGGAGGTTTTCCAACCGTTGGATCACACGCGGAGATATCTCTGGTGGTCTTCGCAGAGGTGTAACTTAAACAATTCTGCATTAACAAGAAAGTTTATGATTGGCAGAATAAACcgtagaaaataaaatgttcttaaGCAGAACATCAGGTTAGAATTAAGCGTTTTTTATCTATTTATGCTTTATCACATTGTTCAGGATGAAACAGATGCATTTAATCTTCTACTTGTTTTCACACTAGAGGAACCATTCCAAGGTTCTTAGAACCATTGACTGGAAGTATCCCCTACttgctgtgtttgtgctgcagtaACTACAACAACTTAAGCTTTAGGACCATTTTTagggaggatttaaaaaaaaaaatatatatatatatataaacattgTGTCGCTAATAGATTTCAACACTGAGAATTTCCAAAGTTTATTAGTAATCAGTTTATTAAGACAAATGAGACATAAAACATGATTGTGAAGGCTGTAAACAATAttagggtttgtttttgtttgtttgtttgttgtaagGGTtcagtttaaatgttaaaactcCAGCGCGGAGACTTTAACACCAAAAATATGACATTTCAACCATTTTTGCTGAGACAGAGCGTTTGTAAAGTTTGACTGACACTTAAAAGGGACAAGAGCCCAAATGATCGTATAATTCCTACTTTTCCTGACTTCTGTTCCTCAGTCACACTGGTTCTTGTTTCCCGGGTGACGGGCGGAACGTTGTTGTGTGACCTCACTGAAACTGACACTGAGCTTTGAGTTCAATAGCTTCTTTTATAGCCGCAGCTTCCTTAATGACCATGACATCATCTGGCTGACTCCTGCACTCCCTCCTgttcagctgcacacacacacacacgcacacacacgcacacacacacacacacacacacacacacacacacacacacacacacacacacacacagagaaaatgtccCCAGGCCTCCATTGCCTCATCGTGGAAAAAGTGACTTGTGCTGGACAGATTTTAATCCAAAACGTCCTCTTTTCAGTTTTGTGTCGCAGCCTCGTTTCAAATGTCCCAGTAAAGATACTGGGCACCAGTCCCACTCAGTGAAGCTGAACACATATCCATCAGCGTACATTTGCTTTGCAACTGCGGGAACTACTACCCCACTGCTAAGGGGGTGCTACTTTCCTAAGGTTCAGGAACTCTGTCTGGAAAATATGGAGCTctgttaacaggaagaaaccttgagcaggtccagacTCCCACAGGAGGGACCCTCCTCCTGACAGCCTGTTAAATAAGGAGAAAACATAAGGAGTGAGGacagaacagacacacacattatgtGTGTACTCACACATGAGCTCATCTACGTGTTCAATTCCCAGGAATTTCCCCCTTTAATCATACAGAACACAAGACCTATCATTAGAAGCTCTGTGCTGATTGGTAGCAAAACATCAGCTGGGTTTGGCAGATTTTTATCCTCACGTTACCTATAAAATCCATTGTGAATCAACACATTGCTGTTCTTGTTGTTTATGTTTCCTGATGATCCCCAAAGAAAATATCATCTGTTTTCACTTTCAGCTCTTCACTGTCTCACGCTCAGACACGTAGCACCTCTGGTGAGGGTTGAGATCCAGATAAGTCAAACTTATCCCCACTTGATCCATTATTACCCCTCCCGCCAACAAACGGCCAACGCAGTCGTTTCACACATCCGGTCAGTTCACGCCGGCGTGTTCCAGACTGGTTCCCAGTGGTTCTCTGATTCTCGTGGATGGGAACCTGACCCACCTGATGACGACCACGGTGTGCTTGGTTACCTTAATGTTATTTAATGTTACTCAGTaacgataaaaaaaaaaaaggcttctaGAGCTGCCTCAACTGTTGCAGcctctcagctgcagctcatcaggGCAGCAAAGTCGTGTTTAGAGGAGATCAACACAACTCTGGAGGTTCACAGCGTCACCATAAACAGCCGCGCTGACAAACGTACACGGAGCAAATGCACGATTCCAGCATCTCATCTGATTAGGAGAGGTTTGGTTTGGATTTTCCAGGCGTCTTTATCTTCCAGGCAGGTTTTCAATAAGTCTCCTGCTTTGGCGCCCCAGAAAATCTATTTGTTGTGTTTACTGTCGTCATGGCAACACGTTGTTTGCCGTCCACGTCTCAGGAAAGCCATCGCTGCCGAACCACATCAGAACCTGACGCGAGCTGACGTGCGCAGATTTAGAATCAGTCAGACGGATCTGTAAAAATTCTGGTGGCTCCAGCCGAGGCTCTCCCTCCGtcttctgctctgcttctcctctctcgtctccgTTCCTCTCCAGAGGCTGAAATTAAGTGGAATGACAGCAGCTGGCTGGAGCTCGTCCAGATGTGCTGGACAATGAAAAGCGTTATTGTAATCATGCTCCTCTGGAAAGAGTAAACCCAAATTAGATAGAAGAgacttaaaaaaacaatttagtGATGGGGAGATCAATTCATTCTTTTTGGACGTTCAGACAGGAAAATGTTAGACAGTTATTGAATTTCTATGATGCCCGAGAGTAAACTGGTTGACGTGgaccctgaaggcagcacggGTGGGTGTTTATGATGCTGGTGTCTGATTCCAGGGTGACGGCCCAGCGGAGCCAGGAGGATGCTGAAGAGGTGGAGcgggagcggaggaggaggagcagagagagggacagacgaGAGGACAGTGGGCTGCAGGACAACCGGACAGAGGACAGGCAGTCAGTTTTCACTGTCTCATTATTCACAAGATTTTATTTTAGGCATTTTTAGAATCCAATGGTAAAGACAGAACACACatctgtcctgtctcctgtctcctttaacacacacctgtcctgtctccttaACCAAACAtctgtcctgtctcctttaacacacatctgttctgtctcctttaacacacatCTGTAGTGTCTCCTTTAATAGACATCTGTACcgtctcctttaacacacacctgtaccgtctgctttaacacacacctgtaccgtctgctttaacacacacctgtaccATCTGCTTTAACACACAtctgtcctgtctcctttaacacacacctgtcctgtctcctttaacacacatCTGTACcgtctcctttaacacacatCTGTACcgtctcctttaacacacacctgtcctgtctcctttaacacacacctgtagtgtctcctttaacacacacctttagtgtctcctttaacacacacctgtcctgtctcctttaacacacacctgtcctgtctcctttaacacacacctttagtgtctcctttaacacacacctgtcctgtctcctttaacacacacctgtcctgtctcctttaacacacacctgtagtgtctcctttaacacacacctttagtgtctcctttaacacacacctgtcctgtctcctttaacacacacctgtcccgtctcctttaacacacacctttagtgtctcctttaacacacacctgtcctgtctcctttaacacacacctgtcctgtctcctttaaTACACACCTGTACCGTCTGctttaacacacacctgtaccATCTGCTTTAACACACAtctgtcctgtctcctttaacacacatCTGTACcgtctcctttaacacacacctgtcctgtctcctttaacacacacctgtagtgtctcctttaacacacacctttagtgtctcctttaacacacacctgtcctgtctcctttaacacacacctgtcctgtctcctttaacacacacctgtcctgtctcctttaaTACACACCTGTACTGTCTCTGTAAATTTCTTGTTCTTATTTTGTTGATCTTTTGTCCTCATTAAGCTTCAGCAAAGAACTTTGTTGTTCTTCTCAGTAATGTAACTGAGGATCATTACATTGATAACGTGAAGCTTTGTTCGGGTTTAACTCACTGAATCCGAAGGTTGGATctgatttgttgttttgtttttaaatagttTGGAGGTTTTTTCCGCCATGTTTGTGTCTGATTTGAAATGTTTAACTTGCAGCCTCAGTTATTTATCGAGCTGATGAGGTCTCCGCTGATGGTTGGatgagcaggaacaggaagtgtcaTTGTTTCCTTGGAGCCTGAAACGGCAGGTCTGATGTGTTTATGATGGTGTTGGTCTTCAGgccggaggaggagctgaagcccagcagcagcagcagcagcagcagcagctcggctctggaggaggacgagggctTTGGTGACTGGAGCCACAGGGCGGAGAACCGGGGGGAGTcggaggagtggaggagcaggagggggagggtgcAAACATCTCCAACGCTGCAGCAGAAatcaggacaggaggaacagcaggaggatgacgaggaggaggaggaggtgtgcaagtTACAGCAGGCTTCACGAAGAACTCCAGAAGTAAAGACTCTGTTTATTGTGGTGGATCACTGAATATCCTCATGCTTttaccttttctcctcttcctgttctgactGGTTTTACTTCAGTAACCTGTCGTCTCTGTAGGTGTCCAGCAACAAAGCCAAGGTGTTGCACAGCTCAGCCATGTTCCTCCCTCACGAAGCTGAGCTGCAGCCCAGCACCGGCCAACCAGCACACAGGAGCTCTGACCTGGTTACTGGGACGATGGATTCACGGTGCGTTGTCTTCATTTCCTTCAGGATGTTTCTCTTGGATGACATCCGGGTTTAGAGACATTTATCATCTGTCGAACCGTCTCTTCAGTGGTGCTTGCAGTGTGGATGATCAGGAGCAACGCCGGGAGGAGCCGAGGGTTCCGCAGACACGGTGGAGGTCTGAGGGACCCCTACGGGACGACgaagaggacgaggagctgATTCTGAATGAGGTCTGAGTTCTATACTCTCTGTTGTTTGTCAGTTGGTCTTTAAATTATtgagcccccccaaaaaattaCTTTTTACTTCATTTACTTTGTAAATATTTTCGCAACCTTAAACAAACATATTGTAGTTCAACATTGTTGCTTCATTTATTATGAAAAATGTATCCCAGCCCCTCCCTCACTGACACACTCATTAAATCTGTATTATTTCATTCATATTGTTTGATCTAGAACCAACCtaggaaaattaaaaaatcaCAGTGAATACTGAAAGTATTACGAGCAGACCCAgaacttcatttcctttctttaaacatttggagaGCAGATTTTTTTCGCTTAAATTAAGTTTGTGGGGTTTACGAGCaggccttcttcttctctgcttttgcTGCGTTAGACTGGAGGAATGTGTGAAACCACCGATGCCAACGAAGCGTCACGTTGGCCTCCAAACTCTTCATGTCACAAAGTTTTTATGTTGTAAAAGGAATTCAGACGTTGTAGATGAGGAACATTACATCAGGAGTTCTGTTCTCTGTCAGCGTGGAGGCATCAAAGTTACTGCAGGTTTTCATTAAAAACCATTATCAAATGCATCCGAGCTTATTGATGATCACTGTTCACTGAATTCGGCTCCAAATCTGAGAAAAAGGTGAAAAGATACATTTTTGGCTCCACAGATGACCCAGGAAAATGATCCTGATTTTAGTCTGAAATCTGTCATATCAAATCTCATAGAGACACAAGTCTCCCAGCCCCTGCTCTTCCTTACTGcctctgttttcatgttttcctgtgttcctgtttttcTAGCTGGCAGCAGAGAGCGAGGAGGGCGGGGAGGCTGACAGGAGGTCAGCGGGCAGCAGCAGGGACGAGGAGGCCATGTGCTGTTATGGACCCATGAGCCCAACATTCAAGGTGTCTCATCTGAGTCAAATTCACATCGTTTCTGTGTCAAAATGTTCTAAATGAATAATATCAAATATCCTTGGCAGAGAGATGGGTCACTCTGACCGGTTTACAAGACTGTAATTTTCAATTTGTATTGCTGacatggttttgttttgtttgtttcatcagAAACTCCTCATCCAGTTTTACCCAGTAAGTTTGTGTCAGATTTTACCTGTTTTTGAAACAGAGGGTTCAGGTTTTTTTAAGACCCATCTTCTTTGCAGGATGAAACAACCAGCAGAGTCTCGACAGATGGGAAGTGCACGGTGAGCCACAGTCTCTCATCCACCCTACATGATCAACAAGTCCACTCTGATTGGCTTTTGCAAATTGTGCTAATTACAGGACAAATTATTGCCTTTTAAgttatttggtttttttattgAATTGGATTCAAATGGAAGGCAGCAGTGATGTTACAAGTGATTGTTCTTTAGGCATTATTCTCATTATTTAAGACTTTAATCGAACGTTCTCTCACAGATAATCGAGAGGACAGAATCCTTGAAGAAGAGGTGAGTCTGAGAGCAATTGTAAGTTTACTGTTTTTAGGTGGAAAAATGGGGAAAGCATCCAATAACTGGACACCTGGCATGGACATTATATCATTTCCAGTCCTTCCAGCGTTCCAGCGaaaccccccttttttttttcaaataagcAATTTACATATTCCCCAATGAGACAGGGGTGACATCGTGATTCTGTGTCACCCAGATTTATTAGAAAAGTGCATCAATTCTAACAACATGTGTCCTTTGATCGGCCTCATCTGAGCTCCttttctgcagcacaaacagcgtAAAGAGGACGTCTCTCCCTGTTACGGTGTCCAAGAttaacaggaagctggagaTGTATACGCAGGCACTGGAGGTacatttttatgttattgttttAGCAGGAATACAAACTCAGTGCTGTGATACTGTGACTTTTTAgtcttttgttgctgttgttttctgcaCATTGCTTGTTTCTCTTAGATCTCCTCAAAGGAAAACAGATCGGGCACTCCGTCGCTGACGGACCTGACAGCAGCCTCCGAACCCGTCTCTTCCAAAAAGAGCCTGTTTGAGGGCGGAGAAGCCTGGAACCAGAACGTCCCCTCTGTCACCCCATCGAAGGTTTGATCCTTGATAACGTTCAGGGatattttttattgatttttaaattgtCATTTCAAATTTTCTCATTTGAAAAACAACAGGATGCAGATGGCTTAAAAGTGGGGGTGGCTGACCTCATCAATCAGTGGGTCAGAGGAAGTGAACATGGGAGCCGGTGCAGCTCACCTTTCACACCAGCAGTAAGTCCCAGTTTCACCCGGAATGTATCCATCATGGATATTCTTTTCCTCTTAACTTTGCGAGTCTTGAACTGTTTCTGATCACtcttcattttgttttattacttCCTCAATTTGAATTAGTCtcatttcctcttcttcctgcacCCACATCCCCAGCTCCACTTCATCTGTTGTGAATCATCTCATCTCAGTATAACGCAACACTGGCCCCTAGTGGTCGCAGCTGGttcagaacacccccccccccccccccccccaaaaaaaaacccaatcaaCAAACACTTGAGTCACACTTCCCAGATTTTcagagctttaaaaaaatcccTGTTAGTGGTGTGGGTGGTCTCCACATGCATCCCTACAACATCTGAACATGATACCACCAGTGGTCTCCTAAAATAGCTGTGGGGGTTTCAAACAGTAATCTGAACAATATGATGTATGATAACAAATACACTGTATGttgagatttttttgttttaatactCGATCGATGATGGATAATGCGTCACTGACAGAAAGTGTTGAATTTCAGGAAGGCTCCACCTGTAAACGATACAGGTTTGTGGTGACGGGTCACGGAAAATATGAGAAGGTTCCCATTGAAGGATATGAGGATACAAACAGCCCATCAGGTAAATCCAGAAAatttaaatcaaacagaaaCTCACCACTAGTTGCTGCCCAGTATCTGGAGAATATCACACAATTcacctttaaattaaaaatcccACGTCATCTTTTCAATCTTACTTCTTGCTGGCGTATCAACAAAATCTGCCCAACTGTGACAAGAGGGTAAAACCTTAAAATCCCCCAAATATTGAAAATCATGcaactgcagcatttaaaaaaaaataatgctgtTATTATGTGCTGGTGACTTCTTTTGAAACCACACACAAGTTGTATTTTGAGTAGGTTTTGTGTTCATTCTGCTAGTTTTGACATACATATCgccaaccagcagggggcgatatAGAAGATTTTAACTTCTTGATGGTATTCAAAGTGGATAAAATAATGAGCAACTACAGATCTTTAGCAGTtgcatcaaatatttattagTATTACATTATATTTTCATAAATCTGTGACTATCTTTCATGGTTTCCGTGCAGCTTTGCTACACCAGTACAGGCTCTGTTGCTCTGTCAGACAATTATcagctcttcttcttcctctccctcaaCAGAGTCATCCTTTTCATCTGCACCATcttgaagaaaatgtttttgcaATGTAATGCAGGcttaaaaaaagacacatgcTAATATCTGCTGGAGCAAAATCTTCCCGAACTGTGAGACTTCCATCACACTTTGACTTCCTTTTATCTTGACAccattttccatcatttcttCAACCAACACAGGAAATTACAACCCACCTGCAGAGTCAGTCTCATGATCTGGAAATGTTATcttcatatttttaatattcAGTGTTGAAtctcacattcacacatctCAGTATTCGTGGATCATTTAAAAATTTAGACAGAAAAAAGTCTAATTGTGTCAGATTATTGctgataaaataaatgaatgaggacCCCAACAGCCCCCAGATTCTAACTTACATTtaaagtgctttttttaaaaatgtatttgagGACATGGCTCAGATTAAACAGTAAATCTATGTGTTGACAAGGGCTGAAAGGATTTTTGAATTCAGcccatttaaaaggaaaaggcaATCTTCCAAATTATCATGACTAAAACCTGAAACCTTGCAGGTTGTGGTTGTAACTTCTTATAGTCAGTGATCGATTAGATCTGTCCATTCGACCCCCTCCCTGGACCTGCAGAAACTAAAATCCACCAAATTCCACCTTCGGCCTTCAACTATCATTCAAACCCACCTGCTGCATTGATTCAGGAATGTAAAAGCTTCTTATCACAGATTAAAAACTGCCTGCCAGCggtgccccccaccccaactcACCCCGCTCCCCAATCttatttagaaaaataaaagcatctgcGTCACAGAATAGttttaaaaaactaaaatgaGGCAACTGCAGCACACGGCACAAGCGCTCGACAATTTAGTTTTAGAAGTGTAACATACCTGCGT
Proteins encoded in this region:
- the lsp1a gene encoding lymphocyte-specific protein 1, which gives rise to MSEPIRRKNSSRQLLENLIRVTAQRSQEDAEEVERERRRRSRERDRREDSGLQDNRTEDRQPEEELKPSSSSSSSSSSALEEDEGFGDWSHRAENRGESEEWRSRRGRVQTSPTLQQKSGQEEQQEDDEEEEEVCKLQQASRRTPEVSSNKAKVLHSSAMFLPHEAELQPSTGQPAHRSSDLVTGTMDSRGACSVDDQEQRREEPRVPQTRWRSEGPLRDDEEDEELILNELAAESEEGGEADRRSAGSSRDEEAMCCYGPMSPTFKKLLIQFYPDETTSRVSTDGKCTIIERTESLKKSTNSVKRTSLPVTVSKINRKLEMYTQALEISSKENRSGTPSLTDLTAASEPVSSKKSLFEGGEAWNQNVPSVTPSKDADGLKVGVADLINQWVRGSEHGSRCSSPFTPAEGSTCKRYRFVVTGHGKYEKVPIEGYEDTNSPSAQQFYEDL